A genomic stretch from Rubripirellula reticaptiva includes:
- a CDS encoding phytanoyl-CoA dioxygenase family protein produces MDADLAEGFSSRGFAVLEDAVDASTCEMLRASCERVFAESQQSALARSSRGHVYAARNVITAVPVVKSLWRQEPLLGFLRHFLGDEFGLVRVLFFDKPPDRTWALPWHKDTAIAVKNNSIESPSFSRPTLKAGVPHLVACDSVLARMLTLRLHLDEVTDDNGPLKVIPRSHVSSSSEGDGAGAAVTIYASVGGVLAMRPLISHSSGSSVPGTTRHRRILHLEFSADRRLPDGVEWHEFVSLAD; encoded by the coding sequence ATGGACGCGGATCTTGCGGAAGGATTTTCCAGTCGCGGATTTGCCGTGCTGGAAGATGCGGTTGACGCTTCGACGTGCGAGATGTTGCGAGCGTCGTGTGAACGAGTGTTCGCGGAATCGCAGCAAAGTGCGCTCGCTCGATCGAGTCGTGGTCACGTCTACGCGGCGCGGAATGTGATCACGGCCGTTCCGGTCGTGAAGAGCCTGTGGCGGCAAGAACCGCTGCTAGGGTTTCTGAGGCATTTCTTGGGGGACGAGTTTGGTCTGGTTCGTGTGTTGTTCTTTGACAAGCCGCCCGACCGGACATGGGCGTTGCCATGGCACAAGGACACGGCGATTGCGGTGAAGAACAACTCAATTGAATCGCCGTCGTTTTCGCGGCCAACATTGAAGGCTGGGGTGCCGCATCTGGTGGCCTGTGATTCGGTGCTTGCCCGTATGCTGACACTGCGATTGCATTTGGACGAAGTCACCGACGACAACGGGCCGTTGAAGGTGATTCCGCGGTCTCATGTTTCAAGTTCAAGCGAAGGTGACGGCGCCGGAGCGGCGGTTACGATCTATGCGTCGGTGGGCGGCGTGCTTGCCATGCGGCCGTTGATCAGTCACAGCAGCGGATCATCCGTCCCAGGCACGACTCGTCATCGCCGAATTCTGCATCTGGAATTTTCCGCCGACCGCAGATTGCCCGATGGAGTCGAGTGGCACGAATTTGTGTCGCTGGCAGATTGA
- a CDS encoding MBL fold metallo-hydrolase yields the protein MEVITLQSGSSGNCVFVEADGVRLLFDAGISARQAEIRLAEHGRDIRDVDALVISHDHRDHTVSMGTFHRKFGLPVYVTEKTFHEVRRRIKIGHICDVRYFTAGETIDFGPVSVETITTPHDAADGVVFVVQDSKHRFGLLTDLGHAFNGLAETIATLDAVLIESNYDPDMLDQGPYPEFLKHRIRGPKGHLSNVDCAMLLKQALPQRLRWACLGHLSEKNNDPEVAMRTHHEILGSSFPLRCADRQAVSGAMMIGELTSITDP from the coding sequence ATGGAAGTGATTACCTTGCAATCAGGAAGTAGTGGCAACTGTGTCTTCGTCGAAGCCGACGGAGTTCGGTTACTTTTTGACGCCGGCATCAGTGCCCGCCAAGCTGAAATCCGACTGGCCGAACATGGCCGCGACATCCGCGACGTTGACGCGTTGGTGATCTCGCACGACCACCGCGACCATACCGTTAGCATGGGCACATTCCATCGCAAGTTTGGCCTGCCAGTCTACGTCACTGAAAAGACCTTCCACGAAGTTCGTCGCCGGATCAAAATTGGACATATTTGCGATGTGCGCTACTTTACCGCTGGCGAAACGATTGACTTTGGTCCGGTGTCAGTGGAAACGATCACGACGCCGCATGACGCAGCCGACGGCGTGGTCTTTGTGGTTCAAGATTCCAAGCATCGATTCGGATTGCTAACCGACCTTGGTCATGCCTTCAACGGACTTGCCGAGACGATCGCGACTCTCGACGCCGTCTTGATCGAAAGCAACTACGATCCCGACATGCTGGACCAAGGCCCCTACCCTGAATTCCTAAAGCATCGCATTCGTGGCCCCAAGGGACACCTGTCCAACGTCGACTGCGCCATGCTTTTGAAACAAGCTCTTCCCCAGCGTCTGCGATGGGCCTGCCTCGGCCACTTGTCGGAAAAGAACAACGATCCCGAGGTCGCCATGCGGACGCATCACGAAATCTTGGGCAGTAGCTTCCCCCTACGTTGCGCCGACCGGCAAGCGGTTTCCGGCGCTATGATGATTGGCGAATTGACATCAATCACTGATCCGTGA